A stretch of Mycobacterium sp. ITM-2016-00316 DNA encodes these proteins:
- a CDS encoding TetR/AcrR family transcriptional regulator produces MTSASEEPAWKQRAVERSIKTAKLRAAQRVQRFLDAAQSIIIEKGSTDFTVQEVVDRSRQSLRSFYLQFDGKHELLLALFEDALSRSADQIRAAVAGHTDPIDRLKVAIELLFESSRSDPTAKRPLFTDFAPRLLVSHPSEVKVAHAPLVVLLTELMEEAAAAGKLRPTVSPRRMAAMTMQTVMFVAQSSGSEDVAVTPISAQEVWDFVAHGFATED; encoded by the coding sequence GTGACCAGCGCAAGCGAAGAACCCGCCTGGAAGCAGCGCGCGGTCGAACGCTCGATCAAGACCGCCAAACTGCGGGCCGCTCAGCGCGTACAGCGGTTCCTGGACGCCGCTCAGTCGATCATCATCGAGAAGGGCAGCACGGACTTCACCGTGCAAGAGGTCGTCGACCGCTCCCGCCAGTCGCTGCGGAGCTTCTACCTGCAGTTTGACGGCAAACACGAGCTGCTGCTCGCACTGTTCGAGGATGCCCTCAGCCGATCCGCGGACCAGATCCGGGCGGCCGTTGCCGGCCATACCGATCCGATCGACCGACTCAAGGTGGCCATCGAGCTGCTCTTCGAGTCCTCTCGGTCCGACCCGACCGCGAAGCGCCCACTGTTCACCGACTTCGCCCCTCGACTCCTGGTATCGCATCCGTCCGAGGTCAAGGTGGCCCATGCACCGCTGGTGGTGCTGCTCACCGAGCTGATGGAGGAAGCCGCCGCGGCCGGCAAGTTGCGGCCCACCGTCAGCCCCCGCCGGATGGCGGCGATGACGATGCAGACCGTGATGTTCGTCGCACAGTCCAGCGGCAGCGAGGACGTCGCCGTCACACCGATCTCGGCGCAGGAAGTGTGGGATTTCGTCGCCCACGGATTCGCCACCGAAGACTGA
- a CDS encoding NAD(P)-dependent oxidoreductase, whose amino-acid sequence MTDTVLVTGAFGLVGSATVRALAAAGHRVVATDLANDANRVKAQALPSGVEARWADLTSTPDVQSLIADVAPDAIVHLAAVIPPPIYRNPGLARKVNVDATKTLVDTAAAAPKPPRFVQASSNAVYGSRNPHRNPDPVTAETPPRPTELYGGHKLESETYVRASSLEWVVLRLGGVMSTDLSALPFTLDALYFESALPVDNRIHMVDVRDVASAFAAATTADVAGEILLIAGDASHRMLQGDVGPSLAAARGLPGVIPPGRPGNPDSDDDWFITDWMDTTRAQQALQFQHHSWPDMLAEIRAQAGWKRHPSRLIAPLARAFVKRQGAYRTSPGIYADPWRVLSARLGDTGLDTTRA is encoded by the coding sequence ATGACCGACACCGTCCTGGTCACCGGGGCGTTCGGTCTCGTCGGGTCGGCGACCGTGCGTGCGCTGGCCGCCGCCGGCCACCGGGTGGTGGCCACCGACCTGGCAAACGATGCGAATCGCGTCAAGGCTCAAGCGCTTCCGAGCGGTGTGGAAGCGCGCTGGGCCGACCTGACCTCGACACCGGACGTACAGAGCCTGATCGCCGACGTCGCGCCGGATGCCATCGTGCACCTGGCCGCCGTCATTCCCCCGCCGATCTACCGCAACCCCGGTCTGGCCCGCAAGGTCAACGTGGACGCGACGAAGACACTCGTCGACACCGCGGCGGCCGCACCGAAGCCACCGCGATTCGTCCAGGCGTCTAGCAATGCCGTCTACGGATCCCGGAATCCGCACCGCAACCCGGACCCCGTCACCGCCGAGACACCCCCTCGGCCCACCGAGTTGTACGGCGGACACAAACTGGAATCCGAAACCTACGTGCGGGCATCCAGCCTGGAGTGGGTGGTGCTGCGACTCGGCGGGGTGATGAGCACAGATTTGAGTGCCCTGCCGTTCACCCTCGACGCGCTGTACTTCGAGAGCGCGCTGCCGGTCGACAACCGGATCCACATGGTGGATGTCCGCGATGTGGCAAGTGCTTTCGCCGCGGCTACCACCGCCGATGTCGCCGGAGAGATCCTGCTCATCGCCGGCGACGCATCGCACCGCATGCTCCAGGGTGATGTCGGCCCGTCCCTGGCCGCCGCACGCGGGCTGCCCGGGGTGATCCCACCGGGGCGCCCCGGCAACCCCGACAGTGACGACGACTGGTTCATCACCGACTGGATGGACACCACCCGTGCCCAGCAGGCGCTGCAGTTCCAGCACCACTCCTGGCCGGACATGCTCGCCGAGATCCGCGCCCAGGCCGGCTGGAAGCGCCACCCATCCCGGCTGATCGCACCCCTGGCTCGGGCGTTCGTGAAACGGCAAGGGGCATACCGCACATCACCGGGCATATACGCCGATCCATGGCGGGTGCTGAGCGCACGGTTGGGTGACACCGGACTGGATACCACGCGGGCATGA
- a CDS encoding mycofactocin-coupled SDR family oxidoreductase, with amino-acid sequence MAGRVEGKVAFVTGAARGQGRSHAVRLAEEGADIIAIDIAGPIRPGVETAIPASTPDDLAETANLVKGLNRRIVTAEVDVRDAAALKAAVDSGVEQLGRLDIVVANAGIGNGGDPLHETSELDWDEMIDINLSGVWKSVKAAVPHIINGGRGGSIILTSSVGGLKAYPHCGNYVSAKHGVVGLMRGFAVELGHHNIRANTVHPTHVNTDMLHNEGTFKMFRPDLENPGPDDMAPICQMFHTLPIPWVNAVDISNAVLFLASDEARYITGVTLPVDAGSCLK; translated from the coding sequence ATGGCAGGGCGGGTAGAAGGCAAAGTCGCATTCGTCACCGGTGCGGCACGCGGGCAGGGCCGCAGCCACGCCGTTCGGCTGGCCGAAGAGGGCGCCGACATCATCGCGATCGACATCGCCGGACCTATCCGGCCCGGAGTCGAGACCGCCATTCCCGCCTCCACCCCCGACGATCTCGCCGAGACCGCGAACCTGGTGAAGGGCCTCAATCGCCGGATCGTCACCGCCGAGGTCGACGTCCGTGACGCCGCCGCACTGAAGGCAGCCGTGGACAGCGGGGTGGAGCAGCTCGGACGGTTGGACATCGTGGTGGCCAACGCCGGTATCGGCAACGGTGGCGACCCCCTGCACGAGACCAGTGAACTCGACTGGGACGAGATGATCGACATCAACCTGTCCGGTGTGTGGAAGTCGGTGAAAGCCGCTGTGCCGCATATCATCAACGGCGGACGCGGCGGCTCCATCATCCTGACCAGCTCGGTCGGCGGCCTGAAGGCCTACCCGCACTGCGGCAACTACGTATCGGCCAAGCACGGTGTCGTGGGCCTGATGCGCGGTTTCGCCGTCGAACTCGGCCATCACAACATCCGCGCCAACACCGTGCATCCCACCCACGTCAACACCGACATGCTGCACAACGAAGGCACCTTCAAGATGTTCCGGCCGGACCTGGAAAACCCGGGCCCCGACGATATGGCGCCGATCTGCCAGATGTTCCACACGCTGCCGATCCCGTGGGTCAACGCCGTGGACATCAGCAATGCGGTGCTGTTCCTGGCCTCCGACGAGGCGCGTTACATCACCGGTGTCACGCTGCCGGTCGACGCCGGTAGCTGCCTGAAGTAA
- a CDS encoding SRPBCC family protein, translated as MAFFPKPAAGSWTENWPELGTAPVDYTDSVDPEHWKLEQQAIFRKTWLHMGRVELVPKKGRYVTRELPSVGPGVSIIIVNDGDEIRAFYNLCRHRGNKLVWNDYPNEEVSGSCRQFVCKYHAWRYDLKGDLTFVQQESEFFDLDKADYPLKPVRCEVWEGFIFVNFDDDAVSLQEYLGEFGEGLKGYPFHEMTEHYSYRSEIKANWKLFIDAFTEFYHAPILHMKQAEKEEAEKLAKFGFEALAYDIKGDHSMVSSWGGMSPPKDINMVKPIEQILHSGLFGPWDRPEIDGILPDELPPAINPGRHKTWGTDSFEFFPNWTLLFWVPGWYLTYNYWPTGVDSHIFEADLYFVPPKNLRERLSQELAAVTFKEYAFQDANTLEATQSQIGTRAVTEFPLCDQEILLRHLHMTAHQYVDRYKASLEEKAANGSANGAAATSAKAPEKDQVNV; from the coding sequence GTGGCGTTTTTCCCCAAACCAGCAGCGGGAAGCTGGACCGAGAACTGGCCGGAACTCGGCACGGCACCGGTCGACTACACCGATTCCGTCGATCCCGAGCACTGGAAGCTGGAACAGCAAGCCATCTTCCGCAAGACCTGGCTGCACATGGGCCGAGTGGAACTCGTCCCCAAGAAGGGCCGCTACGTCACCCGGGAACTCCCGTCCGTCGGCCCCGGCGTGTCGATCATCATCGTCAACGACGGCGACGAGATCCGCGCCTTCTACAACCTGTGCCGGCACCGCGGCAACAAGCTGGTGTGGAACGACTACCCGAACGAAGAGGTCTCCGGAAGCTGCCGGCAGTTCGTCTGCAAGTACCACGCCTGGCGCTACGACCTCAAAGGTGATCTGACGTTCGTCCAGCAGGAAAGCGAGTTCTTCGATCTGGACAAGGCCGACTATCCGCTCAAACCGGTGCGCTGCGAGGTCTGGGAAGGCTTCATCTTCGTCAACTTCGACGATGACGCGGTGTCGTTGCAGGAATACCTCGGCGAGTTCGGCGAAGGCCTGAAGGGCTACCCGTTCCACGAGATGACCGAGCACTACAGCTACCGCTCGGAGATCAAGGCGAACTGGAAGCTGTTCATCGACGCGTTCACCGAGTTCTATCACGCGCCGATCCTGCACATGAAGCAGGCGGAGAAGGAGGAGGCCGAGAAGCTGGCCAAGTTCGGCTTCGAGGCGCTGGCCTATGACATCAAGGGCGACCACTCGATGGTGTCGTCGTGGGGCGGCATGTCCCCGCCGAAGGACATCAACATGGTCAAACCCATCGAGCAGATCCTGCACAGCGGGCTGTTCGGGCCGTGGGACCGGCCGGAGATCGACGGCATCCTGCCCGACGAACTGCCTCCGGCCATCAACCCGGGGCGGCACAAGACCTGGGGCACCGACTCTTTCGAGTTCTTCCCGAACTGGACGCTGCTGTTCTGGGTACCCGGTTGGTATCTCACCTACAACTACTGGCCCACCGGTGTGGACAGCCACATCTTCGAGGCCGATCTGTATTTCGTGCCGCCGAAGAATCTGCGCGAACGCCTGTCGCAGGAGCTGGCAGCGGTGACCTTCAAGGAGTACGCGTTCCAGGACGCCAACACCCTGGAAGCCACCCAGTCCCAGATCGGCACCCGCGCCGTCACCGAGTTCCCGCTGTGCGATCAGGAAATCCTGCTGCGCCACCTGCACATGACCGCGCACCAGTACGTTGACAGGTACAAGGCGAGCCTCGAGGAGAAGGCGGCCAACGGATCAGCGAACGGCGCCGCAGCCACGAGCGCGAAGGCGCCGGAAAAGGATCAGGTAAATGTCTAA
- a CDS encoding acyl-CoA dehydrogenase family protein, with translation MNPSDLYDPATFRTALREWLAENDLTPPEDHSLEGHMRQFARVQKALYDGDWSRYGWPEHAGGLGGPVMLRAIVGEEIVGRRLAEPGPYSMLEVLAPTMIDYATAELAAEMVPKLLSGEEQWCQGFSEPGSGSDLASLTTKATQKGDQWVINGQKVWTSFAQFSHRCILLTRTGEGSPDSPSLRSPQADSPSLRSPHQGITAFFIDMDSPGISVRPLRTMHGVDEFCEVYFDDVVVDASRMLGKPGDGWQLAMDLLPYERSTCFWQRIAYLYSRFDALINDLKEVGQSSPKDIDADMGEAYLALHTLRCRSRATQHRLAAGQKLGPDTSIDKVLLATAEQRLYDTVHDLLPGVIELDDTDWRTEYLYSRSATIYGGTAEVQRNIIARRLLDLGKE, from the coding sequence ATGAATCCGAGCGACCTCTACGATCCCGCGACCTTCCGCACGGCGCTGCGCGAATGGCTCGCCGAGAATGACCTCACCCCACCCGAGGATCACTCCCTGGAAGGCCATATGCGCCAGTTCGCCCGGGTGCAGAAGGCGCTGTACGACGGCGACTGGAGCCGGTACGGCTGGCCCGAGCATGCCGGGGGTCTCGGCGGTCCGGTGATGCTGCGGGCGATCGTCGGCGAGGAGATCGTGGGCCGCAGGCTTGCCGAGCCCGGACCCTATTCGATGCTCGAAGTGCTGGCCCCCACGATGATCGACTACGCCACAGCGGAACTCGCCGCCGAGATGGTGCCCAAACTGCTGTCGGGTGAAGAGCAGTGGTGCCAGGGATTCTCCGAACCGGGGTCCGGTAGCGACCTGGCGTCGCTGACCACCAAGGCCACGCAGAAGGGTGACCAGTGGGTCATCAACGGCCAAAAGGTGTGGACGAGCTTCGCGCAGTTCTCGCACCGCTGCATCCTGCTCACCCGCACCGGAGAGGGCTCTCCCGACTCCCCATCGCTTCGCTCGCCCCAGGCCGATTCCCCGTCGCTTCGCTCGCCCCACCAAGGCATCACCGCGTTCTTCATCGACATGGACTCGCCCGGCATCAGCGTGCGCCCGTTGCGCACCATGCACGGTGTCGACGAGTTCTGCGAGGTCTACTTCGATGACGTCGTCGTCGACGCGAGTCGCATGCTCGGAAAGCCCGGCGACGGCTGGCAACTCGCCATGGACCTGCTGCCCTATGAGCGATCGACCTGCTTCTGGCAGCGCATCGCCTATCTGTACTCACGTTTCGACGCGCTGATCAATGACCTCAAAGAGGTCGGGCAGTCCAGCCCGAAGGACATAGACGCCGATATGGGCGAGGCATACCTGGCCCTGCACACCCTGCGGTGCCGGTCCCGTGCCACCCAGCACCGACTGGCCGCAGGCCAGAAGCTCGGTCCGGACACCTCCATCGACAAGGTGCTGCTGGCGACCGCCGAACAGCGTCTCTACGACACCGTGCACGACCTGCTGCCCGGTGTCATCGAACTCGACGACACCGACTGGCGCACCGAGTACCTGTACTCACGGTCGGCCACCATCTACGGCGGCACCGCAGAAGTGCAACGCAACATCATCGCCCGCCGCCTGCTCGATCTCGGGAAGGAGTGA
- a CDS encoding acyl-CoA dehydrogenase family protein, with translation MDRESLEMLEASLRKTMLSASGPELDAALTELGWAEMLSDAPDLAIPLVFRLLGETGSHASVLVDVVLHATGNTIGDTVELPIPYTGNGWVVWDRISAESAEPTMGGLPLRREEDGYPIRVTEARQAVSWWLIGSARAMLALARQHALDRVQFGKPIASFQAVRHRLAETLVAIEGAEATLTLPSADNPDLLALLAKAAAGKAALTAAKNCQQVLGGIGFTEEHELHRHVKRALVLDGLLGSSRELTKKAGAGLRARGSAPRLAQL, from the coding sequence ATGGATCGCGAGTCACTTGAGATGCTTGAGGCATCGCTGCGCAAGACCATGCTGTCGGCGTCGGGTCCGGAGTTGGACGCGGCGCTGACCGAACTCGGCTGGGCCGAAATGCTCTCCGATGCACCGGATCTGGCGATCCCGCTGGTATTCCGGTTGCTCGGCGAAACGGGTTCCCATGCCTCGGTCCTCGTCGATGTCGTCCTCCATGCAACGGGCAACACCATCGGCGACACCGTGGAACTGCCGATCCCCTACACCGGCAACGGCTGGGTGGTGTGGGACCGCATCTCGGCCGAGAGCGCGGAGCCGACGATGGGCGGGCTGCCGCTGCGCCGCGAGGAGGACGGTTATCCGATCCGGGTGACCGAGGCCCGCCAGGCGGTCAGCTGGTGGCTGATCGGTTCGGCCCGGGCGATGCTCGCGCTGGCCCGCCAACACGCACTGGACCGCGTTCAGTTCGGCAAGCCGATCGCATCCTTTCAGGCCGTGCGGCATCGGTTGGCCGAGACGCTGGTGGCCATCGAAGGCGCCGAAGCGACCTTGACCCTGCCGAGCGCGGACAACCCGGACCTGCTCGCGCTACTGGCCAAGGCCGCGGCGGGCAAGGCGGCGCTGACCGCGGCCAAGAACTGCCAGCAGGTGCTCGGTGGCATCGGTTTCACCGAGGAACACGAGTTGCACCGCCATGTGAAGCGGGCCCTGGTGCTCGACGGGCTGCTGGGCAGCTCGCGCGAACTCACCAAGAAAGCCGGTGCGGGACTGCGGGCACGCGGCTCCGCTCCGCGGCTCGCGCAACTGTAG
- a CDS encoding NAD-dependent epimerase/dehydratase family protein, producing the protein MTVLVMGASGFLGSHVTRQLVQRGDDVRVLLRKTSDTRGIDGLPVDRRHGGLFDDHALRAAMTGCDVVYYCVVDARMWLRDPAALFATNVDGLRHVLDAALAVGVGKFVFTSTVGTLAAAGERPVTEEDVADWDGGGPYIESRRAAESLVLSYARDRGLPAVALCVSTTYGPGDWQPTPHGEALAMVGAGRLPVYFGYSLEVVGIEDAARAMLLAAERGRPGERYIISDRFMSSQDVHRTAAEAAGVRVPKIGVPLSVLYAGARLNDLAATLLRRDLKFATVGMRIVENMGRLDHSKAVRELGWQPEPVEDSIRRAVRFFADHRT; encoded by the coding sequence ATGACGGTGCTGGTGATGGGAGCCAGTGGCTTCCTCGGCTCGCACGTGACCCGCCAGCTCGTCCAGCGCGGTGACGATGTCCGAGTGCTGCTGCGCAAGACCAGCGACACCCGGGGCATCGATGGCCTCCCCGTCGACCGCCGCCACGGCGGGCTGTTCGACGACCATGCCCTGCGTGCGGCGATGACGGGCTGCGATGTCGTCTACTACTGCGTCGTCGACGCCAGGATGTGGCTACGCGATCCGGCTGCCCTGTTTGCCACCAATGTCGACGGGCTGCGCCACGTCCTGGACGCCGCATTGGCCGTCGGCGTCGGAAAGTTCGTCTTCACCAGCACTGTCGGCACGCTGGCCGCGGCCGGCGAGCGGCCGGTCACCGAAGAGGACGTGGCCGATTGGGATGGCGGCGGGCCGTATATCGAATCGCGCAGGGCCGCTGAATCTCTGGTGTTGAGCTACGCACGCGATCGTGGCCTGCCCGCCGTCGCGCTGTGCGTGTCCACCACCTACGGCCCCGGTGACTGGCAACCGACGCCGCATGGCGAAGCACTGGCCATGGTCGGCGCCGGACGCCTCCCGGTCTACTTCGGCTACTCCCTGGAGGTGGTGGGGATCGAGGACGCTGCCCGCGCCATGCTGCTGGCCGCCGAGCGCGGCCGCCCCGGTGAGCGCTACATCATCTCCGATCGCTTCATGAGCTCCCAGGACGTGCACCGGACCGCGGCCGAGGCCGCCGGGGTGCGCGTCCCGAAGATCGGCGTCCCGCTGTCGGTGCTGTACGCCGGCGCCCGCCTCAACGATCTGGCGGCAACCCTGCTGCGCCGGGACCTCAAGTTCGCCACCGTCGGTATGCGGATCGTCGAGAACATGGGCCGCCTCGATCATTCCAAGGCGGTGCGCGAACTGGGTTGGCAGCCCGAACCGGTGGAGGACTCGATCCGCCGCGCCGTCCGGTTCTTCGCCGATCACCGAACGTGA
- a CDS encoding amidohydrolase family protein, which produces MSNVLTLKAAGLVDVDAGAIIRPGIVRVSGDRIVAVGDGKSDSAVGADEGEIIDLGDAYLLPGLMDMEVNLLMGGRGENPGLSQVQDDPPTRVLRAVGNARRTLRAGFTTVRNLGLFVKTGGYLLDVALGKAIDAGWVDGPRIVPAGHAITPTGGHLDPTMFAAFMPGALELTVEEGIANGVDEVRKAVRYQIKHGAQLIKVCVSGGVMSLTGEAGAQHYSDDELRAIVDEAHRRGMRVAAHTHGAEAVKHAVACGIDCIEHGFLMDDEAIQALVDNDRFLVTTRRLAQAMDVSKAPKALQDKAAIMFPKAETSIKAAYEAGVKIAVGTDAPAIPHGKNADELVTLVEWGMPPAAVLRSATTIAADLINVTDRGRLAEGLLADIIAVPGNPLEDITVTRDVTFVMKGGKVYKNEYADGS; this is translated from the coding sequence GTGTCGAACGTACTGACCCTCAAAGCCGCGGGTCTGGTCGACGTCGATGCCGGGGCGATCATTCGCCCCGGCATCGTTCGTGTTTCCGGAGACCGCATCGTCGCCGTCGGAGACGGCAAATCAGATTCCGCCGTCGGCGCCGACGAAGGCGAGATCATCGATCTGGGTGACGCTTACCTGCTACCCGGCCTGATGGACATGGAAGTCAACCTGCTGATGGGCGGGCGCGGCGAGAATCCCGGCCTGTCCCAGGTGCAGGACGATCCGCCGACCCGCGTGCTGCGTGCGGTGGGCAATGCCCGGCGCACCCTGCGCGCCGGATTCACCACCGTGCGCAACCTCGGGCTGTTCGTCAAGACCGGTGGCTACCTGCTGGACGTGGCGCTGGGCAAGGCCATCGACGCGGGCTGGGTGGACGGGCCACGCATCGTGCCGGCCGGGCACGCCATCACTCCCACCGGCGGGCACCTGGACCCCACCATGTTCGCCGCATTCATGCCCGGCGCGCTGGAACTCACCGTCGAGGAGGGCATCGCCAACGGCGTCGACGAGGTCCGAAAGGCCGTGCGGTATCAGATCAAGCACGGCGCTCAGCTGATCAAGGTCTGTGTCTCCGGTGGCGTCATGTCACTGACCGGTGAGGCAGGCGCGCAGCATTATTCGGACGACGAACTGCGCGCGATCGTCGACGAGGCGCATCGCCGCGGGATGCGGGTGGCGGCGCACACCCACGGCGCCGAGGCCGTCAAGCACGCCGTGGCGTGCGGTATCGATTGCATCGAGCACGGCTTCCTGATGGACGACGAGGCGATCCAGGCACTGGTCGACAACGACCGCTTCCTGGTGACCACCCGGCGGCTGGCGCAGGCGATGGACGTGTCCAAGGCGCCGAAAGCCCTGCAGGACAAGGCTGCCATCATGTTCCCCAAAGCGGAGACATCGATCAAGGCGGCCTACGAAGCCGGGGTCAAGATCGCGGTGGGCACCGACGCGCCGGCGATTCCGCACGGCAAGAATGCCGACGAACTCGTCACCCTGGTCGAATGGGGCATGCCGCCGGCCGCGGTGCTGCGCTCGGCAACCACCATCGCCGCCGATCTGATCAACGTCACGGACCGGGGCCGGCTGGCCGAGGGCTTACTGGCCGACATCATCGCCGTCCCCGGCAACCCCCTGGAAGACATCACCGTTACACGGGATGTCACATTTGTAATGAAGGGCGGTAAGGTCTACAAGAATGAGTACGCCGATGGCTCCTAG
- a CDS encoding nuclear transport factor 2 family protein codes for MAPSRTDDLVEIQQLLAKYAVTITQGDIEGLVSVFTPDGTYSAFGETYALERFPVLVDAAPKGLFMTGTALVDLVEGADNATGTQPLCFIEHSAHDMRIGYYRDTYVRTEDGWRLRTRAMTFIRRNGDHDHGKPHAIGRPSA; via the coding sequence ATGGCTCCTAGCCGAACTGACGACCTGGTGGAAATCCAGCAGCTGCTGGCCAAATATGCGGTCACCATCACCCAGGGTGATATCGAGGGCCTGGTCAGCGTCTTCACCCCGGACGGCACCTACAGCGCCTTCGGTGAAACCTATGCGCTGGAACGCTTTCCGGTGCTGGTCGACGCCGCCCCCAAGGGGCTGTTCATGACGGGCACCGCTCTCGTGGATCTCGTCGAGGGCGCCGACAACGCCACCGGTACCCAGCCGTTGTGCTTCATCGAGCATTCGGCGCATGACATGCGGATCGGGTACTACCGCGACACCTATGTGCGCACCGAAGACGGGTGGCGGCTGCGGACCAGGGCCATGACCTTCATCCGGCGCAACGGTGACCACGACCACGGCAAGCCGCATGCCATCGGACGGCCGTCGGCATGA